The following coding sequences lie in one Solirubrobacterales bacterium genomic window:
- a CDS encoding conjugal transfer protein, whose product MGERVELARRSARLERLRGRAPRYMFVAVLAITSLVGLRELISPEKAPVPSTAPGAPDYAVEDFAQGFARAYLAYDAARPQVRERALRPYLPEELDAGAGLMPPERGSRSVEWVRVAQNQEALAGGRIVVVAAGMSGEPAPTYLAVPVARTSEGAITLTGYPSVVGPPTIARSELGAREEVEDREVVAVAERVVRNYLAGERADLEADLAPDAAVAIPAQRFEVQSIDDLAWAAGPDSGAVLATVSAREEAGGLWTLTYELGVDRRRGRVLVSFIETVANAT is encoded by the coding sequence ATGGGGGAGAGGGTCGAGCTCGCGCGCCGCTCGGCGCGGCTCGAGCGGCTGCGTGGGCGGGCGCCGCGGTACATGTTCGTCGCGGTACTTGCGATCACCTCGCTGGTCGGCCTTCGCGAGCTGATCTCACCCGAGAAGGCGCCGGTGCCGTCGACGGCCCCGGGCGCCCCCGATTACGCGGTCGAGGACTTCGCCCAAGGCTTTGCCCGCGCCTATCTCGCCTACGACGCCGCGCGACCGCAGGTTCGCGAGCGAGCGCTTCGGCCGTACCTCCCGGAGGAGCTCGACGCGGGCGCGGGCCTCATGCCGCCCGAGCGTGGCTCGCGCTCAGTCGAGTGGGTGCGCGTGGCCCAGAACCAGGAGGCGCTCGCCGGGGGGCGGATCGTGGTGGTTGCCGCCGGGATGAGCGGCGAGCCCGCGCCGACTTACCTGGCGGTGCCGGTGGCGCGCACCTCAGAAGGCGCCATCACGCTAACCGGCTATCCCTCGGTCGTCGGCCCCCCGACGATCGCGCGGTCGGAGCTCGGCGCGCGCGAGGAAGTCGAAGACAGAGAGGTGGTCGCCGTCGCGGAGCGGGTCGTTCGCAACTACCTCGCCGGGGAGCGGGCGGACCTCGAGGCCGACCTGGCGCCCGACGCGGCGGTGGCAATCCCCGCGCAGCGTTTCGAGGTGCAGTCGATTGACGACCTCGCCTGGGCTGCGGGTCCGGACTCCGGCGCCGTGCTCGCGACCGTCAGTGCGCGCGAGGAGGCGGGAGGGCTTTGGACGCTGACCTATGAGCTCGGCGTCGATCGCCGACGCGGGCGTGTCCTCGTGAGCTTCATCGAGACCGTGGCAAACGCAACCTAG
- a CDS encoding ATP-binding protein, translated as MSLRAPHYFLHGNLVWRSPEDVWAGYRLEGQSYAGLSLNRKVELKERIEAFAYAIETDFQLIRSAREWSADRYAERALTTVDPRRGHPEAFRAYLEEHRRRLASRRVVWPELFAFVRLGPPAHAAGAQRLAELWCELQAGLGIRDARAVSKKRLAELRRAEERAFDRVFDQLPCERARSGEIAALVRSAYTRGVGEPHVDPHWRAQALWVDTEEGGAFEPYEHDLMRLHESRVQIEPRALRVDSEAGTSHQALLVCGALPDEAAFPGPEVELLFAPLECGFPVDAVYTAEWIPNRAAQKLAQKRMVDADQQAKEEAFGEHGATVGTTDRSYAARELQARLGASDRPPFLRSAITLALGADDPDQLEDRVDHLRSEFGRVELHRPLGEQHRLFLGAMPAQPFPVRDYLAHLLPEQLGAMVPTAISHAGSEIGPYLGYGLTGSRSPVQLDLAEASRTDRPPTILLTGSLGSGKTVALETLLYQAYLQGSSPIVDIDPKGDHRLERLPGLADRLEAIELGPDERYRGLLDPMRVGTAETRQDLAYGFLVGILPDPVPAEWRTKIRRAIAATEAAGGGTTGQVLDELRAIDPVGADCAEALEVHLEAGLAKLGFGRPGQALPEVGGAKVVSLRIRNLVTVKPDVRRSELQEDERVSQAVLRLVAAYALRLCAADTHTHSVLAVDEAWALLLDVQGQALLDRLSRMGRSMNITPLLASQIVGDAEILEPLVGTYLAFGVETESEAERSLELLRLDRDDEGLRQRLISFRAGRCYLRDVVGRAIPMRVDPGEELLAALGTTPTPHGTAPAAAALPDDEPEELAADAAAA; from the coding sequence ATGAGCCTACGGGCGCCGCACTACTTCCTGCACGGAAACCTCGTCTGGCGATCACCCGAGGACGTCTGGGCCGGCTATCGCCTAGAGGGCCAGAGCTATGCGGGCCTCTCGCTGAACCGAAAGGTGGAGCTGAAGGAGCGGATCGAGGCCTTCGCCTATGCGATCGAAACCGACTTCCAGCTGATCCGCTCCGCTCGCGAGTGGTCGGCGGACCGCTACGCGGAGCGGGCGCTGACGACGGTCGATCCGCGCCGGGGCCACCCGGAGGCCTTTCGCGCCTACCTGGAAGAGCATCGGCGCCGGCTCGCCAGCCGCCGCGTCGTTTGGCCCGAGCTGTTCGCGTTCGTGCGCCTGGGCCCGCCGGCGCACGCCGCTGGGGCACAACGGCTCGCCGAGCTCTGGTGCGAGTTGCAGGCCGGCCTCGGGATCCGAGACGCCCGGGCGGTCTCGAAGAAGCGCCTGGCAGAGCTGCGGCGCGCCGAGGAGCGGGCCTTCGATCGCGTCTTCGACCAGCTGCCGTGCGAGCGGGCGCGCTCGGGGGAGATCGCGGCTCTCGTCCGCTCCGCCTACACCCGCGGCGTGGGGGAGCCCCACGTCGATCCGCACTGGCGGGCGCAGGCGCTCTGGGTAGACACCGAGGAGGGGGGAGCGTTCGAGCCCTACGAGCACGATCTGATGCGCCTTCACGAATCGCGCGTTCAGATCGAGCCGCGGGCGCTTCGGGTCGACTCGGAGGCTGGCACCTCGCACCAGGCGCTGCTCGTCTGCGGCGCGCTGCCGGACGAAGCGGCCTTCCCGGGGCCGGAGGTGGAGCTCCTCTTCGCGCCGCTCGAATGCGGGTTCCCCGTCGACGCCGTCTACACGGCCGAGTGGATCCCCAACCGCGCCGCGCAGAAGCTGGCGCAGAAGCGGATGGTCGACGCCGACCAGCAGGCCAAGGAGGAGGCCTTCGGCGAGCACGGCGCGACGGTCGGGACCACCGACCGCAGCTACGCGGCGCGCGAACTGCAGGCGCGCCTCGGCGCGTCGGACCGGCCGCCGTTCCTCCGCTCGGCGATCACTCTGGCCCTGGGCGCGGACGATCCCGACCAGCTTGAGGACCGGGTTGATCACCTGCGTTCTGAGTTCGGGCGGGTGGAGCTCCATCGGCCGCTGGGCGAGCAGCACCGCCTCTTCCTCGGCGCAATGCCAGCACAGCCCTTCCCGGTGCGCGACTACCTCGCGCACCTCTTGCCCGAGCAACTCGGGGCGATGGTGCCGACGGCGATCTCGCACGCCGGGTCTGAGATCGGCCCCTATCTCGGCTATGGGCTGACCGGCTCGCGGTCGCCGGTGCAGCTCGACCTCGCCGAGGCCTCGCGCACCGACCGGCCGCCGACCATCCTGCTCACGGGATCGCTCGGCTCGGGCAAGACCGTGGCGCTCGAGACCCTGCTCTACCAGGCCTACCTGCAGGGCTCATCGCCGATCGTCGACATCGACCCCAAGGGAGACCACCGGCTCGAGCGGCTGCCGGGCCTCGCCGATCGCCTCGAGGCGATCGAGCTCGGACCCGACGAGCGCTATCGGGGGCTGCTCGACCCGATGCGGGTCGGCACTGCCGAGACCCGCCAGGATCTCGCCTACGGCTTTCTGGTCGGCATCCTGCCGGATCCAGTCCCGGCCGAGTGGCGGACGAAGATCCGGCGGGCGATCGCCGCTACCGAGGCGGCCGGCGGAGGGACCACGGGCCAGGTGCTCGACGAGCTGCGGGCGATCGACCCGGTCGGCGCCGACTGTGCTGAGGCTCTCGAGGTCCACCTCGAGGCCGGGCTCGCGAAGCTCGGTTTCGGGCGGCCCGGGCAGGCCCTGCCCGAGGTAGGCGGCGCGAAGGTGGTCTCGCTTCGGATCCGAAACCTGGTCACGGTCAAGCCCGACGTCCGCCGCTCGGAGCTCCAGGAGGACGAGCGAGTGAGCCAGGCGGTGCTGCGACTGGTGGCGGCCTACGCGCTTCGCCTTTGCGCCGCCGACACGCATACGCACTCGGTGCTGGCGGTGGACGAGGCGTGGGCGCTGCTACTCGACGTGCAGGGTCAGGCCCTCCTCGACCGCCTTTCGCGGATGGGGCGCTCGATGAACATCACGCCGCTCTTGGCCTCGCAGATCGTCGGGGACGCCGAGATCCTGGAGCCGCTTGTCGGCACGTACCTCGCGTTCGGCGTCGAGACGGAGTCCGAGGCCGAGCGCTCGCTGGAGCTGCTCCGTCTCGACCGCGACGACGAGGGGCTTCGCCAGCGGCTGATCTCGTTCCGCGCCGGGCGCTGCTACCTGCGCGACGTCGTCGGGCGGGCGATCCCGATGCGCGTCGACCCCGGCGAGGAGCTGCTCGCCGCACTCGGCACGACGCCCACTCCCCACGGCACGGCGCCTG
- a CDS encoding TcpE family conjugal transfer membrane protein: MSVRSYRAVLDGVERRIYRVDRWRLPAPGGVPLRAILYTIAAAVGVMVAARLPLAGQLLGLVPVGVRVVALPVAAGWALASWQIDGRAPHHALAGLARYRVRARTLAGLRPTVSQGAQVAPVAAVQIAPTGDEPAYRRGRVRGPARLVLRYPARLEVERRRGRGSDALAARRVRVCGLCERPRPLPRGRELRVPEGAEVVFE; this comes from the coding sequence GTGTCGGTCCGCTCTTACCGGGCGGTCCTCGACGGCGTCGAGCGGCGGATCTACCGCGTCGACCGCTGGCGGCTGCCGGCGCCCGGGGGCGTGCCGCTTCGGGCGATCCTCTACACGATCGCCGCCGCCGTGGGCGTGATGGTGGCGGCGAGGCTGCCGCTCGCCGGGCAGCTGCTCGGCTTGGTCCCCGTGGGCGTTCGCGTCGTCGCCCTGCCGGTCGCGGCGGGCTGGGCGCTTGCCTCGTGGCAGATCGACGGGCGAGCGCCGCATCACGCGCTCGCGGGGCTCGCTCGCTACCGCGTCCGAGCGCGCACCCTGGCGGGGCTTCGTCCCACCGTCTCGCAGGGGGCGCAGGTCGCCCCGGTCGCGGCGGTGCAGATTGCCCCGACTGGGGATGAGCCCGCCTACCGGCGCGGGCGGGTGCGCGGGCCCGCTCGCCTCGTCTTGCGCTACCCGGCGCGGCTCGAGGTCGAGCGAAGGCGAGGCCGCGGATCCGACGCGCTCGCGGCGAGGCGGGTCCGCGTGTGCGGGCTCTGCGAGCGCCCACGGCCGCTACCCCGCGGGCGCGAGCTGCGGGTGCCCGAGGGCGCGGAGGTGGTCTTCGAATGA